The Kluyvera intermedia genome window below encodes:
- the edd gene encoding phosphogluconate dehydratase, with protein sequence MNSVMLRVTNRIIERSRDTREAYLARIEQAKTETVHRSELACGNLAHGFAACQADDKASLKSMLRNNIAIITSYNDMLSAHQPYENYPDQIRKALHSVNAVGQVAGGVPAMCDGVTQGQDGMELSLLSREVIAMSAAVGLSHNMFDGALYLGVCDKIVPGLAMAALSFGHLPSIFIPSGPMASGLPNKEKVRIRQLYAEGKVDRNALLDSEAASYHAPGTCTFYGTANTNQMVIEFMGMQLPGSSFVHPDAPLRAELTAAAARQVTRMTGNGNDWMPLGKMVDEKVVVNGIVALLATGGSTNHTMHLVAMARAAGIIINWDDFSDLSEVVPLMARLYPNGPADINHFQAAGGVPVLIRELTKGGLLHEDVNTVAGFGLSHYTMEPWLNNGKLDWREGATASLDDSIIATFDKPFSKHGGTKVLSGNLGRAVMKTSAVPVENQVIEAPAVIFESQHDVLPAFEAGLLDKDCVVVVRHQGPKANGMPELHKLMPPLGVLLDRCFKIALVTDGRLSGASGKVPSAIHVTPEAYDGGLLAKVRDGDMIRVNGQTGELTLLVDEAELAARQPHIPDLSASRVGTGRELFGALREKLSGAEQGATCITF encoded by the coding sequence ATGAACTCTGTAATGTTACGGGTAACAAATCGCATTATCGAACGCTCTCGTGATACGCGCGAAGCCTATCTGGCGCGTATTGAGCAGGCAAAAACTGAAACGGTTCACCGTTCAGAACTGGCCTGCGGCAACCTGGCGCATGGCTTTGCAGCCTGTCAGGCTGACGATAAAGCGTCGCTGAAAAGTATGCTGCGTAACAATATTGCGATCATTACCTCCTACAACGACATGCTTTCTGCCCATCAGCCGTATGAAAACTATCCGGATCAAATCCGTAAAGCGTTGCACAGCGTCAATGCGGTTGGTCAGGTCGCGGGCGGCGTACCGGCCATGTGCGATGGTGTCACGCAGGGGCAGGACGGTATGGAACTTTCCTTGCTGAGCCGTGAAGTGATTGCCATGTCTGCTGCGGTTGGCTTGTCTCACAATATGTTTGATGGCGCGCTCTATCTTGGTGTATGCGATAAAATCGTCCCGGGGCTGGCGATGGCTGCGCTCTCATTTGGCCACTTGCCGTCTATCTTCATCCCATCAGGCCCGATGGCCAGCGGTCTGCCAAACAAAGAAAAAGTGCGTATTCGCCAGCTTTATGCCGAAGGCAAAGTTGACCGTAATGCGCTGCTGGACTCCGAAGCCGCTTCCTACCATGCGCCAGGAACCTGCACCTTCTACGGTACTGCCAATACCAACCAGATGGTGATTGAGTTCATGGGGATGCAACTGCCGGGCTCATCATTTGTTCACCCGGATGCTCCGCTGCGTGCTGAACTGACCGCGGCGGCGGCACGTCAGGTGACGCGTATGACCGGCAACGGCAACGACTGGATGCCGCTGGGTAAAATGGTTGACGAGAAAGTGGTGGTGAACGGGATTGTGGCATTGCTGGCAACCGGCGGCTCAACAAACCACACCATGCACCTGGTAGCAATGGCTCGCGCGGCGGGCATTATCATCAACTGGGATGATTTCTCCGATCTTTCCGAAGTGGTTCCACTGATGGCGCGCCTCTATCCGAATGGCCCGGCTGACATAAATCATTTCCAGGCTGCGGGCGGTGTACCCGTGCTGATACGCGAACTGACGAAAGGCGGTTTGCTGCACGAAGATGTGAACACCGTAGCAGGTTTCGGCCTGTCTCATTACACCATGGAACCGTGGTTGAATAACGGCAAGCTGGACTGGCGTGAAGGCGCAACCGCGTCGCTTGATGACAGTATTATCGCAACCTTTGACAAGCCGTTCTCTAAACATGGCGGCACCAAAGTCTTGAGCGGTAATCTTGGTCGTGCGGTGATGAAAACCTCAGCTGTGCCGGTTGAAAACCAGGTGATTGAAGCGCCTGCCGTGATTTTTGAAAGCCAGCATGATGTACTACCAGCGTTTGAAGCGGGTCTGCTGGATAAAGATTGCGTTGTTGTTGTGCGCCATCAAGGGCCAAAAGCGAACGGCATGCCAGAATTACATAAACTTATGCCGCCACTTGGTGTATTATTGGACCGCTGTTTCAAAATTGCGTTAGTCACTGATGGCCGACTGTCTGGAGCGTCCGGAAAAGTCCCTTCAGCGATTCACGTGACCCCTGAAGCCTATGACGGTGGACTGCTGGCAAAAGTGCGCGACGGTGACATGATCCGCGTGAACGGCCAGACTGGCGAGCTGACGCTGCTGGTGGATGAAGCCGAACTGGCTGCGCGTCAACCGCATATTCCTGATCTGAGCGCTTCGCGCGTGGGCACAGGTCGTGAGCTGTTCGGTGCACTACGGGAAAAATTATCCGGTGCAGAGCAGGGCGCAACCTGTATTACCTTTTAA
- a CDS encoding bifunctional 4-hydroxy-2-oxoglutarate aldolase/2-dehydro-3-deoxy-phosphogluconate aldolase: MKNWKTTAEAILTTGPVVPVIVVNKLEHAVPMAKALVAGGVRVLEVTLRTACAMEAIRAIAKEVPDAIVGAGTVTNAQQLKEVTEAGAQFAISPGLTDSLLKAATAGTIPLIPGICSVSELMLGMEHGLKEFKFFPAEANGGVKALQAIAGPFSQIRFCPTGGISPANYRDYLALKSVLCIGGSWLVPADALEAGDYDRITKLAREAVAGAKL, from the coding sequence ATGAAAAACTGGAAAACAACTGCAGAAGCAATCCTGACCACTGGCCCAGTAGTACCGGTTATTGTGGTAAACAAGCTTGAGCACGCTGTACCGATGGCAAAAGCACTGGTTGCTGGTGGTGTACGTGTACTGGAAGTCACGCTGCGTACCGCATGTGCAATGGAAGCGATTCGTGCCATTGCGAAAGAAGTTCCGGATGCTATCGTCGGCGCGGGTACCGTGACCAACGCACAGCAGTTGAAAGAAGTCACCGAAGCGGGCGCACAGTTTGCTATCAGCCCGGGTCTGACCGACAGCCTGCTGAAAGCAGCAACGGCTGGGACTATCCCTCTGATCCCGGGCATCTGCTCTGTATCTGAACTGATGCTGGGTATGGAACACGGCCTGAAAGAGTTCAAATTCTTCCCGGCTGAAGCGAACGGTGGCGTGAAAGCGCTGCAGGCTATTGCTGGTCCATTCTCTCAGATCCGTTTCTGCCCAACTGGCGGTATCTCTCCGGCTAACTACCGTGACTACCTGGCGCTGAAAAGCGTTCTGTGTATCGGCGGTTCCTGGTTGGTTCCGGCTGATGCGCTCGAAGCAGGCGATTACGATCGTATCACCAAACTGGCTCGCGAAGCGGTTGCTGGCGCGAAACTGTAA
- a CDS encoding tellurite resistance TerB family protein, with the protein MSGWLNQLQSLLGQKSGDGKKDLSQMLVPGALGGLAGLLVASKSSRKMLAKYGTGALLVGGGAVAGSVLWNKYKDKLRASPQTETKYGEPAAPLDVRTERMILALVFAAKSDGHIDAKEQAAIEQQLREAGVEEQGRAIIAQAIEQPLDPQRLARDVHNEEEALELYFISCASIDIDHFMERSYLNALGDALKLPLEVREGIEQDLQLQKQQL; encoded by the coding sequence ATGTCAGGTTGGCTTAATCAACTGCAATCATTGCTTGGACAGAAATCAGGTGACGGGAAAAAAGATCTCAGCCAGATGCTGGTGCCTGGCGCTTTAGGTGGGCTGGCTGGGTTGCTGGTGGCCAGCAAATCGTCGCGCAAAATGCTTGCAAAGTATGGCACTGGCGCGCTGCTGGTCGGCGGTGGTGCAGTTGCCGGAAGCGTGCTGTGGAACAAGTATAAAGATAAATTGCGTGCAAGCCCGCAAACTGAAACGAAATACGGCGAACCGGCGGCCCCGCTTGATGTTCGTACTGAACGCATGATTCTGGCGCTGGTCTTTGCCGCGAAGAGTGACGGGCATATTGATGCAAAAGAACAGGCTGCCATCGAGCAACAGTTGCGTGAGGCGGGTGTGGAAGAGCAGGGACGGGCGATCATCGCTCAGGCGATTGAGCAACCGCTGGATCCGCAGCGTTTGGCACGTGACGTTCATAACGAAGAAGAGGCGTTAGAGCTTTATTTCATCAGCTGTGCCTCCATTGATATCGATCACTTTATGGAGCGCAGCTATCTGAACGCGCTGGGCGATGCACTGAAACTGCCGCTTGAAGTACGTGAAGGGATTGAACAGGATTTACAGCTGCAAAAACAGCAACTTTAA
- the purT gene encoding formate-dependent phosphoribosylglycinamide formyltransferase, with amino-acid sequence MTLLGTALRPAATRVMLLGSGELGKEVAIECQRLGIEVIAVDRYADAPAMHVAHRSYVINMLDERVLKALVEQEKPDFIVPEIEAIATDMLIELEQAGQHVVPCARATKLTMNREGIRRLAAETLKLPTSAYHFADSEAQFRQAVIDIGLPCIVKPVMSSSGKGQTFIRHEDQLAQAWQYAQQGGRAGAGRVIVEGVVNFDFEITLLTVNAVDGVHFCAPVGHRQEDGDYRESWQPQQMSELALARAQEISREVVLALGGYGLFGVELFVCGDDVVFSEVSPRPHDTGMVTLISQDVSEFALHVRAFLGLPVGGIRQYGPCASAVLLPQLTSRNVTFDNVQNALGAGVQLRLFGKPEIAGSRRMGVALATGDSVEDAVERAKIAAAAVIVQG; translated from the coding sequence ATGACGTTATTAGGCACAGCTCTGCGTCCTGCTGCGACGCGCGTAATGCTTTTGGGTTCGGGTGAATTAGGCAAAGAAGTCGCCATTGAATGTCAACGATTAGGGATTGAGGTCATTGCGGTTGATCGTTATGCCGATGCGCCAGCAATGCACGTCGCACATCGTTCCTATGTTATTAATATGCTTGATGAGAGGGTGTTAAAGGCTCTGGTTGAGCAGGAAAAACCTGACTTTATCGTGCCCGAAATTGAAGCCATTGCCACCGACATGCTTATTGAGCTTGAACAGGCCGGTCAGCATGTGGTGCCCTGCGCCCGCGCAACAAAGTTAACCATGAATCGTGAAGGCATCCGTCGACTGGCGGCGGAAACGCTGAAGCTCCCCACTTCGGCGTATCACTTTGCCGATAGCGAAGCGCAATTCCGTCAGGCCGTCATTGATATCGGCCTACCGTGCATCGTTAAACCGGTGATGAGCTCATCCGGTAAAGGGCAAACCTTTATTCGCCATGAAGACCAACTGGCACAAGCATGGCAGTACGCACAACAGGGCGGACGGGCAGGTGCCGGTCGTGTCATTGTTGAGGGCGTGGTGAACTTTGACTTTGAAATCACCCTGCTGACAGTAAATGCCGTAGATGGCGTTCATTTTTGCGCACCGGTGGGTCATCGTCAGGAAGACGGCGATTATCGCGAATCCTGGCAGCCGCAGCAAATGAGCGAACTTGCACTGGCGCGGGCGCAGGAAATCTCACGTGAAGTCGTGTTGGCGCTTGGTGGCTACGGTCTGTTCGGTGTTGAACTGTTTGTCTGTGGTGATGATGTGGTGTTCAGTGAAGTGTCACCGCGTCCTCACGATACCGGGATGGTGACGCTAATTTCACAAGACGTCTCTGAATTCGCCCTGCACGTCCGCGCCTTCCTCGGCCTGCCGGTTGGCGGTATTCGTCAGTACGGCCCTTGTGCTTCCGCCGTGTTACTTCCACAGTTAACCAGCCGCAACGTCACTTTTGATAATGTGCAAAATGCGCTGGGCGCTGGCGTGCAACTGCGCCTTTTCGGCAAGCCGGAGATCGCCGGTTCCCGCCGTATGGGCGTCGCGCTGGCAACCGGTGATAGCGTTGAAGACGCCGTTGAGCGGGCAAAAATCGCCGCGGCGGCGGTCATCGTTCAAGGATAA